From the Lathyrus oleraceus cultivar Zhongwan6 chromosome 4, CAAS_Psat_ZW6_1.0, whole genome shotgun sequence genome, one window contains:
- the LOC127136811 gene encoding ammonium transporter 2 member 3 translates to MGDEDPYDAFFMPQPAKPAVGDLPDPAVDRLHALEEKFKSLEVHTTPGLDVVDMCLVPGLVIPQKFKIPDFDKYKGITCPRTHLRAYCRKMAAHISNDQLLIHYFQDSLSGASLEWYMQLERDYGFNIKFRVDYTAVSASEAVISFSLMLNEKENSKPPLHCLSTASPEWNNKADNAWQLIAATLVGLQSVPGLVILYGSMVKKKWAVNSAFMGLYAFSAVLVCWVLWAHQMAFGNKLFPFVGKPNFALNEKFLLSKASTQYYLPMADFVFYQFAFAAITLVLLAGSLLGRMNFYAWMLFVPMWLTLSYTVGAFSIWGNGFLEGKIIDYAGGFVIHLSSGVAGFTAAYWVGPRSSNDRKNFPPNNIIHMLGGAGFLWMGWTGFNGGAPFQVGEITSLAIFNTHLCTATSILVWLSLDMFVYKKGSLIGSVQGMITGLVCITPGAGLVVPWAAILMGALSGSIPWYTMMVLHKRSSFFQSVDDTLGVFHTHAVAGILGGILSGIFAKPSLLKMLYGPETSYGPGLFYSYFYGNVGQGIRQILYQLLGAFFITLWNVVITSLVCIIVSLIMDLRMQEEDLEVGDDAAHGEEAYVLWGDGEKRILPLRIHINSPTIISISHQRHSIPINKIDE, encoded by the exons ATGGGTGATGAGGATCCATACGACgctttcttcatgccacaaccaGCCAAACCTGCTGTTGGAGATCTCCCGGACCCAGCTGTTGATAGACTCCATGCTTTGGAGGAAAAGtttaagtccttggaggttcacactactcccggtttggacgtTGTTGACATGTGCCTGGTGCCAGGACTCGtgattccacaaaaattcaaaatCCCAGACTTTGACAAATACAAGGGGATCACCTGCCCGAGAACTCACCTCAGAGCTTACTGCCGCAAAATGGCCGCCCACATTAGTAATGATCAGCTCCTtattcattacttccaagatagcctcagtggggcatcTTTGGAGTGGTATATGCAATTAGAAAGAG ATTATGGTTTTAACATCAAATTTCGTGTCGATTATACTGCTGTTTCTGCGTCCGAAGCTGTGAT AAGTTTCTCTTTAATgttgaatgaaaaggagaatagtaagcctccgcttcactgtctctcgact GCATCACCCGAATGGAACAACAAAGCAGACAATGCATGGCAACTAATAGCAGCAACATTAGTGGGCCTGCAAAGTGTTCCTGGGCTTGTAATACTTTATGGCAGCATGGTTAAGAAAAAATGGGCCGTAAACTCAGCCTTCATGGGCCTATACGCATTTTCCGCCGTGTTAGTTTGTTGGGTTTTATGGGCCCATCAAATGGCATTTGGGAACAAGCTTTTTCCTTTTGTTGGAAAACCCAATTTTGCATTGAATGAGAAGTTTCTACTTTCAAAGGCATCAACACAATACTATTTACCAATGGCTGACTTTGTTTTTTACCAATTTGCTTTTGCTGCAATTACTCTTGTGTTGCTTGCAGGGTCGTTGCTTGGGAGAATGAATTTTTATGCATGGATGTTGTTTGTTCCTATGTGGCTTACATTGTCTTACACTGTTGGTGCTTTTAGTATATGGGGGAATGGCTTTCTTGAGGGGAAAATAATTGATTATGCTGGGGGGTTTGTTATTCATCTATCCTCTGGTGTTGCTGGTTTCACTGCTGCTTATTGG GTTGGTCCAAGAAGTTCAAATGATAGGAAAAATTTTCCACCAAATAACATAATTCACATGCTTGGAGGTGCAGGGTTCTTATGGATGGGTTGGACAGGTTTTAATGGTGGAGCACCATTTCAGGTTGGAGAAATTACATCCTTGGCAATATTCAACACTCATCTTTGTACTGCCACAAGCATACTTGTTTGGCTTTCTCTAGATATGTTTGTATACAAGAAAGGCTCATTGATAGGTTCCGTCCAAGGAATGATCACTGGTCTAGTTTGCATCACACCAGGTGCAG GATTGGTGGTTCCATGGGCTGCAATATTGATGGGAGCTTTATCTGGTTCAATCCCATGGTACACGATGATGGTATTGCACAAAAGATCATCATTTTTTCAAAGTGTAGATGATACATTAGGAGTCTTTCACACTCATGCAGTGGCTGGTATTCTTGGTGGAATCCTTTCTGGTATCTTTGCCAAACCCAGTCTTTTGAAGATGCTCTATGGGCCTGAAACTTCTTATGGGCCTGGCTTATTCTACAGTTATTTTTACGGTAATGTGGGCCAAGGAATCAGGCAAATATTGTACCAATTACTAGGAGCATTTTTTATCACTCTTTGGAATGTTGTTATCACTAGTCTCGTTTGTATTATTGTAAGTCTCATTATGGATCTTCGAATGCAAGAGGAAGATCTTGAAGTTGGTGATGATGCTGCTCATGGAGAAGAAGCTTATGTTCTATGGGGTGATGGAGAAAAAAGGATACTCCCTCTTCGTATACATATAAATTCTCCAACAATTATTTCTATTTCTCACCAAAGACATTCAATTCCTATCAATAAAATTGATGAATAA
- the LOC127074743 gene encoding pentatricopeptide repeat-containing protein At3g24000, mitochondrial encodes MRRVSRKLHQLLGPKPHETSFHYTDLLHHCKTTDCIKKNHAQVIIGGHEQDPFIAAKLIDKYAQLGGSNVEHARKVFDNLSERDVFCWNVLIKGYANMGPFVEALNVYDEMLSSGTTPNRYTYPFVLKACSAERAYIKGRIVHGHAVKCGLDFDLFVGNALIAFYAKCQEIEAARNVFDEMPNRDVVSWNSIMSGYISNGYVDNAVMLFYDMLRDDDIGFPDNATLVTILPAFAEKADIHAGYWVHCYIVKTGMKLDPAVGCGLITLYSNCGYITMARAVFDQISDRNVIVWNAIIRCYGMHGFAQEALSMFRQLVDSGLHPDDIVFLCLLSACSHAGMHEQGWHLFQTMETYGVVKGEAHYACIVDLLGRAGDLEKAVEFIQSMPIKPGKNVYGALLGACRIHKNLELAELAAEKLFVLDPNNAGRYVILAQMYEDEGRWQDAARLRKVIREKEIKKPIGYSSVELESGHNKFGVNDEAHPLTTQIFETLVSLDRIMGKEARTLCDAML; translated from the coding sequence ATGCGCCGCGTATCACGAAAACTGCATCAATTGTTGGGACCAAAACCTCACGAAACCTCATTTCATTACACCGACCTGCTACACCATTGCAAAACCACCGACTGCATTAAGAAAAACCACGCCCAAGTTATTATCGGAGGCCACGAACAAGACCCATTTATCGCCGCTAAACTAATTGACAAATATGCACAGCTCGGTGGATCCAACGTTGAACACGCACGCAAAGTGTTCGACAATTTGTCCGAAAGAGATGTTTTCTGTTGGAACGTTCTCATCAAGGGTTACGCTAATATGGGTCCTTTCGTGGAAGCCTTAAACGTTTATGATGAGATGCTTTCGAGTGGTACTACTCCGAATCGCTACACTTACCCTTTTGTGCTAAAGGCTTGTAGTGCCGAGAGGGCTTATATAAAGGGGCGAATTGTTCATGGGCACGCTGTGAAGTGTGGATTGGACTTTGATTTGTTCGTTGGTAATGCCCTCATTGCATTTTATGCAAAGTGTCAGGAGATTGAAGCGGCAAGAAATGTGTTTGATGAAATGCCTAATAGAGATGTTGTTAGTTGGAATTCCATTATGTCGGGGTATATCTCAAATGGGTATGTGGATAATGCTGTAATGCTATTCTATGATATGTTAAGAGATGATGATATTGGTTTTCCTGATAATGCCACCCTTGTAACGATTCTTCCTGCATTTGCTGAGAAAGCAGATATTCATGCAGGATATTGGGTTCATTGTTATATTGTCAAGACAGGGATGAAACTTGATCCTGCTGTTGGCTGTGGTCTTATAACATTATACTCAAATTGTGGCTATATAACCATGGCAAGAGCTGTTTTTGACCAGATATCGGATAGGAATGTCATTGTTTGGAATGCAATTATTAGGTGCTATGGGATGCATGGTTTTGCGCAGGAGGCGCTCAGTATGTTCCGGCAATTAGTTGATTCTGGCTTGCATCCGGACGACATTGTGTTTTTGTGTTTATTATCGGCTTGCAGTCATGCAGGCATGCATGAACAGGGCTGGCACCTTTTCCAGACCATGGAAACTTATGGTGTTGTGAAGGGAGAGGCTCATTATGCTTGCATCGTGGATCTCTTGGGAAGAGCCGGTGATCTGGAAAAAGCAGTGGAGTTTATTCAATCTATGCCTATCAAACCAGGAAAAAATGTTTATGGTGCCTTGTTGGGTGCCTGTAGAATACACAAGAATTTGGAACTTGCTGAATTGGCTGCAGAAAAGTTGTTTGTTTTAGACCCTAACAATGCTGGGCGTTATGTGATTCTAGCACAGATGTACGAAGATGAAGGTCGATGGCAGGATGCGGCCAGATTGAGGAAAGTAATCAGGGAGAAAGAAATAAAGAAGCCAATTGGTTATAGCTCGGTAGAGCTGGAATCCGGTCATAACAAATTTGGGGTAAATGATGAGGCTCATCCATTAACAACACAGATTTTTGAGACCTTGGTAAGCTTAGATAGGATAATGGGTAAAGAAGCCCGCACTCTATGTGATGCCATGTTGTAG